CCCACCACAATACCAAACAGGTGAGCAGTATGTGCAACCATGTCGTTTGATCCCAGGAATAGGAAATCAACCAGCGCAAAGAGCACCAGAGCATGCCATATCTTCATGGGAATGAAATATACATATACCTTTATTTCAGGAGCTATCACCGCAAGTGCGGCAAACACACCAAGTATGGCACCGCTAGCCCCCACAACAGGTTCACTGCTCGTGAGGGAATAACCAAGAGCCGCTATTATACCCGATGCAAAGAACACACCCAGGAACGCACCTTTACCCGCTCTTCTTTCAAGTTCGGGTCCGAAGAAGAAGAGGACCAGCATGTTGAAGAAGAGATGGAAGAAGCCCACATGCAGGAACATATGAGTGATCAGCGTCCAGGGACGGGCAAATACCATACCGGGAACCAGCATCAGAGCCTCAAAGTAGCCAGGTATCACCTGCAATATAAATGATATTACACAGATAACTATTATAGCCATTGAAGGGCTGCTTTTCATTGAATACTTTATATTGGACCCTACACCCCTTACTGCACTTTTCGCAGCATACTTTGCAGTATCCTT
The window above is part of the Methanolobus zinderi genome. Proteins encoded here:
- a CDS encoding rhomboid family intramembrane serine protease, giving the protein MNVLDKKCWICGREEYIPFQCRFCGKVFCSRHRLPEQHACEGLEFVKERGSPGRNANTRTMPEADDVLKDMFKDTAKYAAKSAVRGVGSNIKYSMKSSPSMAIIVICVISFILQVIPGYFEALMLVPGMVFARPWTLITHMFLHVGFFHLFFNMLVLFFFGPELERRAGKGAFLGVFFASGIIAALGYSLTSSEPVVGASGAILGVFAALAVIAPEIKVYVYFIPMKIWHALVLFALVDFLFLGSNDMVAHTAHLFGIVVGLFMGYRIRQQNKRNIWNNPNSYYRR